TTCGCTTATCGGTCCCGTTACTCAACGAATATCCTATGGTTGCTCAAGTAGACACGTCCGTTCAAACTTCGCGCCTCGCTTTCCCCTATCAGGTAGAAGGCACCCTGCAAATCTTCACCAGTCCGCGCCGCGGCTTCTTTACCAACGTCATCGCGCAGGCGTTTCGGATTGCCGGTCAGGGAACCTCCGTTCTCATCGTACAGTTCCTCAAAGGTGGCATCAGACAGGGTCACCAAAATCCCATGAAGTTCGGTGAGTATTTGGATTGGCTGCGTTGCGATTTGATGCGTACCATCGAGACGCCGGATTTGGAAGCGGTGGAAATCGATTCCCTGAAGCAACTGTGGCAGCATACCCAAGAGGTGGTTCTCGCTGGCAAATACGATTTTGTGGTGCTCGATGAGTTGAGTTTGGCTACCAATTTGGGATTGATTGCTGAAAGCGAGGTATTGGATTTTCTCAACCAACGTCCCCATCACATTGATGTGGTTCTTACTGGTACGGAAATGCCAGAGTCGGTTCTGGATATGGCCGACCAAATTACTGAAATTCGCCGCAGCAAGCGTCCGTAGTTTTGGTTTGTCTTCCCCAGTCTGAAAAATTGCGATCGCTTGGGACTTGCTAATAATTAAGTAGGGGCAGCGCCACCATGTCTGCCCCTGCGATATCCATGAATTGTTAATTGCAGTATTTTATAGAAATTTTGGGAACCACCACCGGTATTCTCGGCTCCATACCATATTTAGGAGTATTTGTCAAGCTTTGGCGGCGAGGGTCGGGGAACGGATGTGGGATTGAGCAGGGAAGAAGCTGCTTTTTGCGCGATCGCTTCCGACAAATGAATTTGCTGGAGGGAAACCAACCCCTCGCTAACAAACATATCTCTAGCAACAGCACTTTCCCCACTATTAAACGGCGTTTCGTAGAAAATTTCCCGAATTCCCGCCGAAATGGATAGTTTCAGACAAGACAAACAGGGTTCCAAAGTAACGTAAATGCTAGCGCCAGCAGTGGCGATGCCGTGTTTGGCAGCTTGCGCGATCGCATTAGCTTCCGCATGAACCGCGCGCGACGGCAGTTCTTTACTCGCATCGCAGCTACTCAATCCCGGATAGCAATATCCCTGTGCGATACAGTGTGGCGAACCGCTAGGAGGTCCATTATATCCCGTTGCCAGTACCTGCCTATCCTTGACCACCACAGCTCCCACAGGAAACGCCAAACAAGTGGAACGGGTTGCCGCCAGTTTCGCTAACATCAAAAAATATTCATCCCAAGTGGGTCGCTGGTAATCAGGCATCTTGCGTATAAGGAATATCGTTCGTCAAACAGTGGTACGCCTTTTGCAACTCAATCCCCAAATACCCCGAATGTTCGGCATGGAGAACGGGAGCAGCCGCGCAAATATCCCGCATCAAATTCAACGGCTTTTTCCCACGATAGGTAGCCACCACTTCACCGCTACCAGGGGTTAGCCGCTGTACGACAATTTGACCGTTTTCCAATTCAATTTGGAAATTGCCACAGGGATCGTAAAAATCGCGATCGCGTACAATATCGGCATACTGGTCTTGAATCAAGCGATCGGCATTATCCCAACAATCATCATAAATATGCGCCGACTGGCTAATCGTCATTAACGGACCCAACCGCAAATTGTACGAACTACATTGGTTCACGCGATCGCGAATATGCTTTTGTAACGCGCGCAATCCCATAGCATTGGCAGGCCAAGCCGCAAACATATCGTTGCTGCGTAGCGTTGCCGTCAGCGATAGTTCGTTGTCTACCACCCGAACCCAAATATGGTTCAAACAGGGACTTCCGCCTTTCTCGTGGTCGCACACATCCCACAACGACATCACCGCACTAGCAGCATCAATCTCACCAACCAGCTTTTCGATAACCTGTTCCACCTGGTCGCGTCCAAACCAAGAACGCAACCGCTGACCGTACGTATATTTCACCCCTTCGCGATAGGGAGCATCGTTTAAAATTTGAGGAATGTATTCCTCGATAAAAGCACGGTCCACAGGCAAATAATTAGGTTCGGGAAAATAAAAATCTTCCGGTTCGTCAGTAATAACCGCCACCAAATCGATCAGTTCCTGCCACTGACCGTCGTAGCCAGTAGGTCGAATGGTTCCCGTCGTCTTGATGCGGTGAATAATTTTTACCCACGTTTCGGCAATGGTTTTCCCTTCAATGCGGTGACCGTACCGCGGACCTGGTAAAACCGTTGGTGTATTTTCTTCTAAGGGGAATGCTTGCGCTTCTCCCCACGGCGGCTGCCAACTACGGCTGGCGTAGGATTTGGCTAGTTCGCAGGCACGATCTTTATTGGTCACCCACTGCCACTCGATTGCATCTCGCAATTGCTGCAACACCGAGTCAGGAATTTCTTCGTCGATATATCCCGGTACTGGAGAACGCACCACCCAACAGGAACGACCAGTGTCGCTAACACCAGCATCAAACCCATGCTCAAAAAAATCCCGCAGGCATTCGCAAGCTCTGGCATTTTTATCTTCTTTGGTAGCGTCGAGAATGACCAAATAGCGTACGTGGGGATTGGCGATTAAATTGCGAATTAATAAATTAATTCCCCGGGTTGCACTGTACAACTGGCCGATAGCAGCGTACTCCTGGGGGTCTAAATGTTTGGCAACGGTATGTCGTACCGTCCATCCAGTAATGATGGCGGTTTGACCGCTGCCGCAGATGACTTGGTTGGGTTTGTAGAGGGGATGGTAGTGTGTGGGTGGGGTCGCTAGCATGACTGGCAATAACTGGCTCAAACTTCTTATTATAGCGGAATTTCCGGAATGCTGGCAATATCTGGGGATAGATGGTTGGAGATGTTACGCTGGCAGCGTTGGGCAAACTGACAGCGATCGCACCACCCGGCTTCCCTATCTACCTGGGGAAAGTCGCGGTCTTGCTGTTGGTAGGCTTGCCACCATTGGGTTAGCTGGTCGAGCAAGGTGGTCAATTGCTGGCGAATTTGTTCGTGCCAGGTAGCATTATAAGCGAAAACCACCGATTCCGGAGAAAGGGAAGTTTCTGGGGAGGCGTTGGGTTGTTTGCCGACAAACCAGTAGGTCATGGAAATTTGTTCTGGTTGGTAGGAAGTGGTTTCGGCGAGCAAAAATAGATACAGCTTGGTTTGCCAGCGGTTTTTCAATCGCTGGGTTTGTTGCGGGGCAAATGAGGTTTTCCAGTCGATAATTTTGGCTTCGTTTTCTTTAAAAATTAACAGGTCGTAGATAGCGGTAAACAGAAAATTTCCCCAGGGCAAAACTCGCTGGTGTTCTGCCTGGCGAA
The Geitlerinema sp. PCC 9228 genome window above contains:
- a CDS encoding PD-(D/E)XK nuclease family protein; the encoded protein is MNFWYLSQQHLTLLATCPRKFQHIFLEQLTSPVDPQQQALNRWGSRLHKILQQREKQLPIDKILPADPAMARSVEALLATVPELDDTSPPTCQFRQAEHQRVLPWGNFLFTAIYDLLIFKENEAKIIDWKTSFAPQQTQRLKNRWQTKLYLFLLAETTSYQPEQISMTYWFVGKQPNASPETSLSPESVVFAYNATWHEQIRQQLTTLLDQLTQWWQAYQQQDRDFPQVDREAGWCDRCQFAQRCQRNISNHLSPDIASIPEIPL
- a CDS encoding thymidylate synthase, which produces MLATPPTHYHPLYKPNQVICGSGQTAIITGWTVRHTVAKHLDPQEYAAIGQLYSATRGINLLIRNLIANPHVRYLVILDATKEDKNARACECLRDFFEHGFDAGVSDTGRSCWVVRSPVPGYIDEEIPDSVLQQLRDAIEWQWVTNKDRACELAKSYASRSWQPPWGEAQAFPLEENTPTVLPGPRYGHRIEGKTIAETWVKIIHRIKTTGTIRPTGYDGQWQELIDLVAVITDEPEDFYFPEPNYLPVDRAFIEEYIPQILNDAPYREGVKYTYGQRLRSWFGRDQVEQVIEKLVGEIDAASAVMSLWDVCDHEKGGSPCLNHIWVRVVDNELSLTATLRSNDMFAAWPANAMGLRALQKHIRDRVNQCSSYNLRLGPLMTISQSAHIYDDCWDNADRLIQDQYADIVRDRDFYDPCGNFQIELENGQIVVQRLTPGSGEVVATYRGKKPLNLMRDICAAAPVLHAEHSGYLGIELQKAYHCLTNDIPYTQDA
- a CDS encoding P-loop NTPase family protein; this encodes MVAQVDTSVQTSRLAFPYQVEGTLQIFTSPRRGFFTNVIAQAFRIAGQGTSVLIVQFLKGGIRQGHQNPMKFGEYLDWLRCDLMRTIETPDLEAVEIDSLKQLWQHTQEVVLAGKYDFVVLDELSLATNLGLIAESEVLDFLNQRPHHIDVVLTGTEMPESVLDMADQITEIRRSKRP
- a CDS encoding dCMP deaminase family protein; translation: MPDYQRPTWDEYFLMLAKLAATRSTCLAFPVGAVVVKDRQVLATGYNGPPSGSPHCIAQGYCYPGLSSCDASKELPSRAVHAEANAIAQAAKHGIATAGASIYVTLEPCLSCLKLSISAGIREIFYETPFNSGESAVARDMFVSEGLVSLQQIHLSEAIAQKAASSLLNPTSVPRPSPPKLDKYS